The genome window TTCCAGAAAAAGATTTTCAGGTGCCGTGTACGATTTGTCCCCACATGAAAAAAATCACTCTCGAAAAAGTTTTGCAGAGTCTTCAGAAAGATATTTACGAAATTCTCATTCCGGAAGCGGTTGCCGTCAAAGCGCGCCAAGCTGTGGAACGGATGTTGAAAGTAAGCGCATGAGGCTCGACCTTTATCTTGTTCAAAAAAGTTCTCTTTCCCGTCATCAAGTTCAAAAAATGATTGAAGAGGGGCTTGTGAAAATTGGAGGGAGTGTTGTTTCAAAACCTTCTTTCAAAATAACGGGGACAGAAGATATTGAATATCAGTTACCTGTTTCTCAACTTCCGTTTGAACTGAAACCTGAAAAAATTCCTTTGGATATTTTGTATGAAGACGATCAGATCATTGTTATCAACAAACAAGCCGATCTGGTGATTCATCCGGCGGTGGGGCATCCTTCCGGAACTCTCGTCAATGCGCTGTTGGCCCGATACGGCACTTTGCCCGCAGGATCGGATCCCTTCAAACCGGGCATTGTTCATCGTCTGGACAAAGGGACCAGCGGTGTGATCGTGGCGGCCCGCACCGTGGAAGCCCTTACCCATTTGCAAAATCAATTCAAGGGACGTGAGGTGGAGAAAATTTATTGGGCTTTTGTTTGCGGGCAAATTACGGAAGAGGGAATTCTTGATAAACCGTTGGGGCGTTCCTCCAAAAATCGCCAAAAAATTTCTTCCCATACGAAGAAGGGGAAAGAGGCTTTGACCGAATGGAAAGTGTTGGAACGTTTTGACGGAAATTTCAGTTGGTTGGAAGTGAAGCTTCATACGGGACGAACGCATCAAATTCGCGCTCATTTTACCGAAGCGGGAAATCCTTTGATCGGAGACCCGACCTACGGGCGGATGGGGAAAAAATTGAAAGACCAGATTACAAGGCCGGCCCTGCATGCGAGAAGTCTTAGGCTTACACATCCCAAAACCGGAAAGAGAGTTTTTTTTGAGGCGCCCATGCCTGAGGATTTGCAAAAACTTTTAAGTTATCTTAAAGGATGACGGCTCAATTATGTTCTTAAACATTCAAACATTGCCGATAATTCAAGTTCCGCTTTTACAGCAATATGACTGGCTGGTGCATGGTTTTGGTACGAAAGACATCTCCATTGAAAAATATCTGTCTGCTTTCGGTGTATCTAATCCAAAAATTCCCCAGACGCACCAGATTCACAGTAAGGCTCTCCATCTTTTAACGACAAAAGAAAAAGTTTCGAGTCCGTGGTCCACGGTTTCCGGTCCGCAGTTAGAAGGAGACGCCTTTGTGACGGATGAACCCGGTATCGTTTGTTGGGTGCGGAGTGCAGACTGTCTTCCCATTTTACTCGTAGACCCTGTTCATAAAGTAGTTGGGGCGATTCATTCGGGATGGCGGGGGACGGCGCAAAAAGTTGTTACTGAAACGATTAAGGTCATGCAAAGAGAATGGAAAACGGACCCCGTCCGTTTGAAAGTGGCTTTGGGTCCCTGCATTGACGGCAGAAATTATCGGGTAAAAAACGACGTCGTCATTGCCTTTCGCGAGGCGCAGTTATCGCCCGGTCCGTGGCTTGAGGAAATTGATCCCAACCATTGGTATTTGGATATTGCCCACGCCAATCTTCATTTGTTAAAAACGATGGGTATTCCGAGAGAGTCGATTTATCTTTCTTTGGCGTGCACCGCCGCTGATCCAAACCATTTTCACTCTTTTCGCGCAGAAAAAGGAAAAAAGGGGAATCAGGTCAGTTTTGTGATGATTAAATAATGCAAATCAGAAACCCCGATTGTCATCCTGAACACATTCGCTTCGCTCAGTGTAAACTCCGTGAAGGATCTAATTGATAACAAATTAGATTCTTCGCGGAGTTTATCCTGAGCCCGAGCAGATTCTTCGCTTCGCTCAGAATGACAAAGCGAAGGGCTCAGAATGACAAATTAAAAGGTACCCTAAATGAAAATCAAGAATGACTCTATTTCTTTTGAAGAGGTGTCTGCAGAAACACTTGCAGTGCAGTATGACACCCCTCTTTATATTTACGAAGCGAATCGCATTCGCGAAAACTACCGGCGTTTGGACCAAGCCTTTCGCTCTCGCTGGCCCAAGTTTCAAATCTATTACGCCGTCAAATCCAATTCCAATCCCTCCATTATCAAACTTTTAATGGAGGAGGGGGCTTTCTGCGATTGTGCGAGCGCCAATGAAATTCTTTTAGCCCGGAAGTTGGGCGCCAGTGGTGAACAAATTTTATTTTCAGGAAATTATTTGTGCGATGAAGATTTGAAACTGGGTTTCCAATCAAAATGTCTCATCAACTTGGATGATGGCAGTCTTCTGTCGCGTCTTCTTAAACTGGGAGTTCCTGCAACCCTCAGTTTCCGCATCAATCCGGGAATCGGGAAAAGCAATGTCCACGAAAGTGATGTGATGGCCGGGAAAGAAGCCAAGTTCGGAATTTCTTTTGAACAGGCGGAGGCGGCCTATGCGAAGGCAAAAGAAGCGGGAGTGAAAAGTTTTGGGGTTCACATGATGTGTGGTTCCTGTGTGACGGATCCCGTCTATTTTGAAACGATCACTCAAAAATTGCTCGACGGGATTGGTCCAATTGCCTCCCGTTTGAAAATCCAGTTTGACTGGATTGATATCGGAGGCGGGTTTGGAATTCCCTATGAGCCGAAAGAAAAACCGCTCGATATTTCAAAAACCGCCGAGCTTGTGACGGATCTTTTAAAGAAAAAAGTCGCTGAATATAAACTCGGCGAACCCACACTGATCATTGAACCGGGGCGTTATTTGGTGGGGGATGCGGGTTTTGTGCTTGGGCGCGTGCATGCTATCAAGGAAGGATATAAAAAATTCATTGGGACCGATGTGGGGATGAATATTCTGGCGCGGCCCGTGTTGTATGGGGCGTATCACGGGATATTCGTGGAAAGGACCATGGACCATGGATCAAGGACCAAGGATCTTAAAAAAGTAACGATTTGCGGGCAGGCCTGTGAAAATGCCGATGCTTGGGCGAAGGATCGTGAGTTGCCAAAATTAAATATCGGAGATTTGATCGTCGTCGAAA of Deltaproteobacteria bacterium contains these proteins:
- the lysA gene encoding diaminopimelate decarboxylase, with translation MKIKNDSISFEEVSAETLAVQYDTPLYIYEANRIRENYRRLDQAFRSRWPKFQIYYAVKSNSNPSIIKLLMEEGAFCDCASANEILLARKLGASGEQILFSGNYLCDEDLKLGFQSKCLINLDDGSLLSRLLKLGVPATLSFRINPGIGKSNVHESDVMAGKEAKFGISFEQAEAAYAKAKEAGVKSFGVHMMCGSCVTDPVYFETITQKLLDGIGPIASRLKIQFDWIDIGGGFGIPYEPKEKPLDISKTAELVTDLLKKKVAEYKLGEPTLIIEPGRYLVGDAGFVLGRVHAIKEGYKKFIGTDVGMNILARPVLYGAYHGIFVERTMDHGSRTKDLKKVTICGQACENADAWAKDRELPKLNIGDLIVVENAGAYGYVMSFPYNGRLRAAEVLVDGPTHKLIRRRETLEDWISLCSLTSTQME
- the pgeF gene encoding peptidoglycan editing factor PgeF, whose product is MFLNIQTLPIIQVPLLQQYDWLVHGFGTKDISIEKYLSAFGVSNPKIPQTHQIHSKALHLLTTKEKVSSPWSTVSGPQLEGDAFVTDEPGIVCWVRSADCLPILLVDPVHKVVGAIHSGWRGTAQKVVTETIKVMQREWKTDPVRLKVALGPCIDGRNYRVKNDVVIAFREAQLSPGPWLEEIDPNHWYLDIAHANLHLLKTMGIPRESIYLSLACTAADPNHFHSFRAEKGKKGNQVSFVMIK
- a CDS encoding RluA family pseudouridine synthase, with product MRLDLYLVQKSSLSRHQVQKMIEEGLVKIGGSVVSKPSFKITGTEDIEYQLPVSQLPFELKPEKIPLDILYEDDQIIVINKQADLVIHPAVGHPSGTLVNALLARYGTLPAGSDPFKPGIVHRLDKGTSGVIVAARTVEALTHLQNQFKGREVEKIYWAFVCGQITEEGILDKPLGRSSKNRQKISSHTKKGKEALTEWKVLERFDGNFSWLEVKLHTGRTHQIRAHFTEAGNPLIGDPTYGRMGKKLKDQITRPALHARSLRLTHPKTGKRVFFEAPMPEDLQKLLSYLKG